Proteins from a genomic interval of Schistocerca cancellata isolate TAMUIC-IGC-003103 chromosome 8, iqSchCanc2.1, whole genome shotgun sequence:
- the LOC126095392 gene encoding myogenesis-regulating glycosidase-like, whose product MWSTPTLLLLGVLLVAPAAAAAGLSTRYDEVTGRILILTHRGGREVELGYIAAEGGERLRAPVQERLGNGEHYDFGHSKVVIQPKDTAARCFTVRQWVNASTSVLRSCQHHLSSHIYGGIETARQVWPIENTVYDQYPYVTDQDLHAGIAARYWLFSDGRFVYVQSDVPLFIDQNTEQSLNRLCFVAQNADPYPEHRQDILMDYDLCLLDGPRQAHEYAVQAYLGKPTATPDERMATEPIWSTINRYHADVSDQNLRALANEIIANGFNYSQIEIDEYWEVCYGSLTFDPNKFPDVKALTDDLHALGFRVTLWVHPFILEGCEPYYSEALAAGYFVSNTEGSTHTWWKNNAGIVDFTNPEAAAWWTDRLWALRNETGIDSFEFDAGQTNYLPQLPNIQPVERNPVRYSDEFARAASQFGPLVEIQTGVESQRLPNFFLMDVVDSKWGTAGGVGTLLPKLLELSIVGHPFVMPEMVGGATYALPTKEMYIRWLQATIFMPAVKFSYTPWDFDNETLEISRDLLSLRAQYAPRILELMQKAVEDGTPVNLPIWWISPNDDTAQTVDSEFLLGEDVLVAPVLEEGAVSRDIYLPSGYWRDEADPEHPTIRGPQWLYDYSAPLNTLPYFSRNATA is encoded by the exons ATGTGGTCGACCCCGACGCTGCTGCTGCTGGGTGTTTTGCTGGTGGCGCCAGCCGCAGCTGCGGCCGGCCTCAGCACCCGCTACGACGAGGTCACCGGACGCATCCTGATACTGACCCACAGGG GCGGCCGTGAAGTCGAATTGGGCTATATCGCAGCTGAAGGCGGCGAGCGGTTGCGTGCTCCAGTCCAGGAGCGCCTTGGCAATGGGGAACACTACGACTTCGGCCACTCCAAAGTGGTGATCCAGCCCAAAGATACGGCGGCCCGATGTTTCACAGTTCGGCAGTGGGTGAACGCCTCTACTTCGGTACTGAGGAGTTGTCAGCACCACCTGTCCAGCCACATCTACGGTGGGATCGAGACGGCCAGACAGGTGTGGCCTATTGAGAACACCGTATACGACCAGTACCCCTATGTTACTGACCAGGACCTCCATGCCGGTATTGCTGCGCGATACTGGCTTTTCTCAGACGGGAGATTCGTCTACGTTCAAAGCGATGTCCCCCTTTTCATCGACCAGAATACCGAACAGTCACTGAACAGACTGTGCTTCGTTGCTCAGAATGCGGATCCCTATCCAGAACACCGACAAGACATCCTTATGGACTATGACTTGTGCTTGCTGGACGGTCCGAGGCAGGCCCATGAGTACGCCGTGCAGGCCTACCTGGGGAAGCCGACAGCCACCCCAGATGAACGCATGGCCACGGAACCCATCTGGTCAACAATAAATCGTTACCACGCTGATGTTAGCGATCAGAATCTGAGGGCCCTTGCTAACGAGATTATCGCCAATGGATTCAACTACAGCCAGATCGAAATAGACGAGTACTGGGAGGTATGTTACGGCAGTCTCACGTTTGATCCGAACAAGTTTCCAGACGTGAAAGCCCTTACTGACGATCTCCATGCACTGGGATTCCGTGTAACACTATGGGTGCATCCATTTATACTCGAAGGGTGTGAGCCGTATTACTCCGAAGCGCTGGCTGCCGGATACTTCGTGTCAAATACCGAGGGAAGCACTCACACGTGGTGGAAGAATAACGCTGGCATTGTCGACTTCACCAACCCTGAAGCAGCCGCCTGGTGGACGGATCGACTGTGG GCGCTCCGCAATGAGACAGGAATCGATTCGTTCGAATTCGACGCTGGTCAGACGAATTACTTGCCTCAGCTGCCCAACATACAACCCGTGGAACGGAACCCGGTGCGCTACAGCGACGAGTTCGCGAGAGCCGCCTCCCAGTTCGGTCCCCTGGTCGAGATACAGACCGGAGTGGAGAGCCAGCGCCTGCCCAACTTCTTCCTGATGGACGTCGTGGACAGCAAGTGGGGCACGGCCGGCGGTGTGGGGACGCTGCTGCCGAAGCTGCTGGAGCTCAGCATCGTGGGCCACCCCTTCGTGATGCCGGAGATGGTGGGCGGTGCGACGTACGCTCTTCCGACCAAAGAGATGTACATTCGCTGGCTGCAGGCCACGATCTTCATGCCGGCCGTCAAGTTCTCCTACACGCCGTGGGATTTCGACAATGAG ACGCTGGAGATCAGCCGCGACCTGTTGTCGCTGCGCGCGCAGTATGCGCCTCGCATCCTGGAGCTGATGCAGAAGGCGGTGGAGGACGGCACGCCGGTCAACTTGCCCATCTGGTGGATCTCCCCCAACGACGACACGGCGCAGACCGTCGACTCAG AGTTCCTGCTTGGCGAGGACGTTCTGGTAGCGCCGGTGTTGGAAGAGGGCGCAGTCAGTCGCGACATCTACCTGCCCAGCGGCTACTGGAGAGACGAAGCGGACCCGGAACACCCCACCATACGGGGTCCCCAGTGGCTGTATGACTACTCAGCTCCTCTCAACACGCTGCCGTATTTCAGCAGGAACGCCACAGCATAA